One segment of Streptosporangium brasiliense DNA contains the following:
- the lanL gene encoding class IV lanthionine synthetase LanL: MEIHSGERALLRDIVIAGLRRAGAHGWSVDDGEFWCGVTPDGYPMPPQGWKLHLSATMLSAPVVLSRAAPVLIEAGCAFKFPTRLSGYWDLLTPHCPRAHAGKFVTAYPLDDDGSARLAALLDEATLGLPGPAILTDRPYRVGGIVHYRYGAFGGHRVLGNDGFYEVRLRAPGGELVRDERLPRFSPPPFATSPFATPAPSATSAPLTAAPPSATPAPSALPASLTAALPFAAPSPLTAAAPATPPSEPSPPSARPSAVVLKGRYVVREAVRHANRGGVYLAEDTETGAEVVVKEGRPHACSDLSGRDARDRVAAERSCLEALAVTGVVPAVVDLFEQGGHVFLAEELVPGITLRRWSQERASPLGRSGFGNGAAEVLPVVRRLVEGVRAVHRHGYVLSDLSPDNVMLLPGGDIRLVDLEHAVPPGSVVMVGGTPGYLAPELSPHSGRFRPAPDGSADLYALGATAYFLAVGADPALAEDDVTGPARGRRVLCHVAEAAAANPTLALLRPLVAGLMGEPERRWSLDRCEEFLDALEPGRPPAPTEEPGGPPAPAPAPEPGGPSDPAEEPDRVPSRSGDLVAGGLARLVETADTRDGSPSPWPNVVDGVEADPCSVNGGAAGILAVLTLASLTGHGASPTGAGSGGGGGNGLDRTAAAAARWLRDRLTGEDLWPPGLYFGRSGAVWALYDAAEAGGDDGMREFALWAAGRLPTDHPNPDVTHGLAGCGMALLHLALRSGEPALRERAAEAFENLHRARSYRDGRPRWTTPESFDSGLVGAGHLGFAHGIAGVGTALLYAGAALGRPEWTASAREVADTLYEHADLDGDTAWWPVLSDAPETVRPRRPHWCSGSSGIGSFLIRYWSVTGDPVALLLAERAAVAVHRTRWQTGPVPCHGLPGEGEFLLDMADFTADDRYHRWAEDLAGCLEARAVHRFGRLLVPGPGSTVTPTFLGGTAGVVAFLIRLRHRRARLWMLDDVMAAGRDHPSRTRRPPPGGGGSTATVPRPARPWNP; the protein is encoded by the coding sequence GTGGAAATTCATTCGGGTGAGAGAGCCCTTCTGCGCGACATCGTGATCGCCGGACTCAGGCGGGCGGGGGCTCATGGCTGGTCGGTCGACGACGGGGAATTCTGGTGCGGGGTCACCCCGGACGGTTATCCGATGCCTCCGCAGGGGTGGAAGCTGCACCTGTCGGCGACGATGCTCTCCGCCCCCGTCGTGCTGTCCCGCGCCGCCCCGGTGCTCATCGAGGCGGGCTGCGCGTTCAAGTTCCCCACGCGCCTGAGCGGTTACTGGGACCTCCTCACCCCGCACTGCCCCCGCGCCCACGCGGGGAAGTTCGTCACCGCCTATCCGCTCGACGACGACGGGTCGGCACGGCTGGCCGCCCTCCTCGACGAGGCCACCTTGGGGCTCCCCGGCCCGGCGATCCTCACCGACCGTCCCTACCGGGTGGGGGGAATCGTGCACTACCGCTACGGCGCCTTCGGCGGGCACCGGGTGCTCGGCAACGACGGGTTCTACGAGGTCCGTCTGCGCGCGCCGGGCGGCGAACTGGTCCGCGACGAGCGGCTGCCGCGGTTCTCGCCGCCGCCCTTCGCGACCTCCCCTTTCGCGACGCCCGCTCCTTCCGCGACGTCCGCTCCTTTGACGGCGGCCCCTCCTTCCGCGACGCCCGCTCCTTCTGCGTTGCCCGCTTCTTTGACGGCGGCCCTTCCTTTTGCGGCGCCCTCTCCTTTGACGGCGGCCGCGCCCGCGACGCCCCCTTCCGAGCCGTCCCCTCCCTCGGCGCGGCCGTCCGCCGTCGTGCTGAAGGGCCGCTACGTCGTCCGCGAGGCCGTACGGCACGCCAACCGGGGCGGCGTCTACCTCGCAGAGGACACCGAGACCGGCGCGGAGGTCGTCGTCAAGGAGGGACGTCCCCACGCCTGCTCCGACCTGAGCGGCAGGGACGCCCGGGACCGCGTGGCGGCCGAGCGGTCCTGCCTGGAGGCCCTCGCCGTCACGGGCGTCGTGCCGGCCGTGGTCGACCTCTTCGAGCAGGGAGGACACGTCTTCCTCGCCGAGGAGCTCGTGCCCGGGATCACGCTGCGGCGGTGGTCGCAGGAGCGCGCCAGCCCCCTGGGCCGGAGCGGTTTCGGGAACGGGGCGGCGGAGGTCCTGCCCGTCGTCCGCCGCCTCGTCGAGGGGGTCCGGGCCGTTCACCGCCATGGCTACGTCCTGAGCGACCTCTCACCGGACAACGTGATGCTCCTGCCCGGCGGCGACATCCGCCTCGTCGACCTCGAACACGCGGTCCCGCCGGGGAGCGTCGTCATGGTGGGCGGGACCCCTGGCTACCTGGCGCCGGAGCTGTCGCCCCACAGCGGCAGGTTCCGGCCCGCTCCGGACGGCTCCGCCGATCTCTACGCCCTCGGCGCGACGGCATACTTCCTCGCGGTCGGCGCCGACCCGGCGCTCGCGGAGGACGACGTCACGGGACCGGCACGCGGACGGCGCGTCCTGTGCCACGTCGCCGAGGCCGCCGCCGCCAACCCCACGCTGGCCCTGCTGCGCCCGCTCGTGGCGGGGCTGATGGGCGAGCCGGAGCGGCGCTGGTCACTCGACAGGTGCGAGGAGTTCCTGGACGCGCTGGAGCCCGGCCGCCCGCCCGCCCCCACCGAAGAACCTGGCGGCCCGCCCGCCCCCGCCCCCGCGCCGGAGCCGGGCGGCCCGTCCGACCCCGCCGAGGAGCCGGACCGGGTGCCGTCGAGGTCCGGCGACCTCGTCGCCGGCGGACTCGCGCGCCTGGTGGAGACGGCCGACACCCGCGACGGCAGCCCCTCTCCGTGGCCGAACGTCGTCGACGGGGTCGAGGCGGACCCGTGTTCGGTGAACGGGGGCGCGGCGGGGATCCTCGCCGTCCTGACGCTCGCCTCGCTCACCGGGCACGGCGCCTCGCCCACCGGAGCCGGGAGCGGGGGCGGGGGCGGGAACGGCCTCGACCGTACGGCCGCCGCCGCCGCCCGATGGCTCCGCGACCGCCTCACCGGCGAGGACCTCTGGCCTCCCGGCCTGTATTTCGGCCGGTCGGGGGCCGTCTGGGCGCTCTACGACGCGGCGGAGGCCGGCGGCGACGACGGGATGAGGGAGTTCGCCCTGTGGGCGGCGGGCCGGCTGCCGACGGATCACCCGAACCCCGACGTGACGCACGGCCTGGCCGGCTGCGGCATGGCGCTTCTCCACCTCGCGCTCCGGTCCGGGGAGCCCGCGCTCCGAGAGCGGGCCGCGGAGGCGTTCGAGAACCTCCACCGCGCGCGGTCCTACCGGGACGGGCGCCCCAGGTGGACCACCCCGGAGTCGTTCGACTCCGGCCTCGTCGGTGCGGGCCACCTCGGCTTCGCGCACGGCATCGCGGGCGTCGGCACGGCGCTGCTCTACGCGGGCGCCGCCCTGGGCCGCCCGGAGTGGACGGCGAGCGCGCGCGAGGTCGCCGACACCCTTTACGAGCACGCCGACCTCGACGGCGACACCGCGTGGTGGCCGGTCTTGTCGGACGCGCCGGAGACGGTCCGCCCGCGCCGGCCCCACTGGTGCAGCGGGTCGTCGGGGATCGGCTCCTTCCTCATCCGCTACTGGAGCGTCACCGGTGACCCGGTCGCGCTGCTGCTGGCGGAGAGGGCCGCGGTCGCGGTCCACCGCACCCGGTGGCAGACGGGTCCGGTGCCGTGCCACGGCCTCCCCGGCGAGGGGGAGTTCCTTCTCGACATGGCCGACTTCACGGCCGACGACCGCTACCACCGGTGGGCGGAGGACCTGGCCGGTTGCCTGGAGGCCAGGGCCGTGCACCGCTTCGGCAGGCTCCTGGTCCCCGGCCCGGGTTCCACGGTCACCCCCACGTTCCTCGGCGGTACGGCGGGCGTCGTCGCCTTCCTCATCCGGCTCCGTCACCGGCGCGCGCGGCTGTGGATGCTCGACGACGTCATGGCGGCCGGCCGGGATCACCCCTCCCGGACCCGCCGCCCTCCCCCGGGAGGCGGCGGCTCCACCGCGACGGTGCCGCGCCCGGCGCGGCCGTGGAACCCGTGA
- a CDS encoding helix-turn-helix domain-containing protein produces MSTEHAEGGVARGGVLTGVGGGPGGGPTILRILLGAQLRRLRTARGISREDAGYAIRASHAKISRLELGRVGFKERDVADLLTLYGVTAPGDREPMLDLARQANAPGWWHRYGDLLPSWFEVYVGLEEAASIVRTYEVQFVPGLMQSPGYARAVIMLVHGGASAEEVDRRVALRMARQERLTRPDAPTLWAVMDEAVLRRPIGGEQVLRAQVDHLLELTELPNVRLQIMPFHRGGHAAAGGPFSILRFPERDLPDVVYMEQLTSALYVDKLEETDHYMQVMDRLCVQAYSVSDSKRFLRDLRAELPG; encoded by the coding sequence ATGAGCACGGAGCATGCCGAAGGCGGCGTGGCGCGTGGTGGCGTCCTCACCGGAGTCGGTGGCGGGCCCGGTGGCGGCCCCACCATCCTGCGGATCCTGCTGGGTGCCCAGCTCCGGCGGCTGCGCACGGCCCGGGGCATCTCCCGGGAGGACGCCGGATACGCCATCCGCGCCTCTCACGCCAAGATCAGCAGGCTGGAGCTGGGGCGGGTCGGCTTCAAGGAGCGCGATGTCGCCGACCTGCTGACCCTGTACGGGGTGACCGCCCCCGGCGACCGGGAGCCGATGCTCGACCTGGCCCGCCAGGCCAACGCCCCGGGCTGGTGGCACAGATACGGCGACCTGCTCCCGAGCTGGTTCGAGGTCTACGTCGGACTGGAGGAGGCCGCCTCGATCGTGCGGACCTACGAGGTCCAGTTCGTCCCCGGTCTCATGCAGAGCCCCGGCTACGCCCGGGCGGTCATCATGCTCGTGCACGGCGGCGCGTCGGCCGAGGAGGTCGACCGCCGTGTCGCCCTCCGGATGGCCCGGCAGGAGCGCCTCACCCGGCCGGACGCGCCGACGCTCTGGGCCGTGATGGACGAGGCCGTGCTGCGCCGCCCCATCGGCGGCGAGCAGGTGCTGCGCGCGCAGGTCGACCACCTGCTGGAGCTCACCGAGCTGCCCAACGTGAGACTGCAGATCATGCCGTTCCACCGGGGCGGTCACGCGGCGGCGGGCGGGCCGTTCTCCATCCTGCGCTTCCCCGAACGCGACCTGCCCGACGTCGTCTACATGGAGCAGCTCACCAGCGCCCTCTACGTCGACAAGCTTGAGGAGACCGACCACTACATGCAGGTCATGGACCGCCTGTGCGTCCAGGCGTACTCCGTCTCCGACAGCAAGAGGTTCCTGCGCGAC